In Telopea speciosissima isolate NSW1024214 ecotype Mountain lineage chromosome 10, Tspe_v1, whole genome shotgun sequence, the DNA window AAATACAGAAAGTCCGGCTACACAACCACCGCTCTCGGCGCCATCGACGCACGAGAGCGCCACAAGTTGGCCGAACGCGAGCGGCGCAAATCAATGCAAGAgctcttcctctccctccacGCTCTCCTCCGACACTCCAAATCAGTCCGAAAGGAACAATCAGCAATCCTTGAAGAGATCATCAAGTACATACCTTTGGCTGTCGCTCGTCTCCGATCGCTCCAAAATAAGAAAGACTCGCCttcctctacttcctccaagGTATCGAAGTCCCCGGCGCCGCCTGTCCTGGCATCGAACCGTCACTCTGCTTCCTCTGACTCGTCGGAATTCGACATCCGAGTCGCGGCTGAGACTTCGTCGTTTGTGTCGATTCGGATTAGAGGAGACCGAGTTAATGTGTCATTGACTCATACGAATCCCAAGGGGACTTCACAGGTTCTCCCACTCTCCGTCATAATAGATGAGCTTGAAGCTCATCACCTTGAGATTGTTCGTTCTACGCATTGCCGTGATGGGAGCAAGACACTCCATCACACCGATTGCAAGGTCTGCAttgattgatttatttattttttaaaatttttttatctgTGATTTAAATCTCTTTCGACCAATATATTTGGTacccattaattaatttttggtttGCTGAACTGGTTTagtttcattttattgttttggttgcagATTGGTGATGGGTTGGATAGATCTCCTCCTCTGTTAAAAGCTAGATTAGAGCAACTAGCCGGCAAACTTCTTTGCTTGAGGAAATCTTCTTCGTTGAAGAGAAATTTTGACCACCTGGACTGATTAACTGACCGATCAACTGCTTCACCAATCCCCGTACCTCTCGCATGGTAAGCGAACGCTCTACCATCGGAGCTACATCCCTTTATCTTTTGTTAgtatttttatattataattATTTCTAATTATCATTTATGATGTAACTGCGTCCATATGATTCACCTTGTATTAACGAGGATTATTACTACATATAagagagtggatttgggttgaGAAACTTTTTTAACTTTATCTATGCCTTATTTGAttatataatattaatatttaattaattaacatAGTTTTAATTAGTACTTTTAGCTTAGAAAAAGAGTCATATTATGAGGATTTGATTTGGTGATCATATTTATTAGTTATATATAGAAACCCAACTTCCAAGCTTTTTGAATAGAAaattctttgttcttttttttttaaaggtaagATTTGAATAGAAATGAAAATAAGTTATATGGTCCCCATAAtctaatattaaataattaataaaaaatctccACGTGATTGTCAGTGTACCAACGTGTTTCtgcggagagagagagaaaccaaaccCATATTCCCCGTGTCTCAGTGACTGTCGCGACTTTGTTAGcgattttcaaattatttccatgttttattttccttctttaattTGTGTGCCCACGTGACGGAATTCAATTATTATGTACCTTATAATAACGTCGTGGTCCTCGTGGAAGAACCTGCAATAAAATATGGGTCCATAGTTAAGCCTTCCACACGGGATTTTTCTCATCTATAAATTCTTGTAAGTACCCTTTTAGAATTAGAATCGTAACATAtaatattatttaatttaacGGTCACAATTTAAATACGAGGATTTAATTCAACCCTAACACTAGGTTTTCCAACCCCTACCCTAACCCTGGTTAATCAATTCATACCCTTACCTTAACCCTGGTTAACTATACCAAGGACAATTCACTATCCATCACCCCTAATTTTGGTTAGGACTCATCCCCTTACTCTCCCGTTCGTCTCCTCCATCGTATTCTATTCCTCtgaaaaaacccccaaaaatgCAAGCTCTGaagttcttctcctctcctccctctctctctctctttctatctctctctgccGAAGTAGATTTCGGAGACGACAACTCTCTATTGGCGACAACCTCTCGCTCCGGATTAATCCAAAGCAAAAGAGCTGATCGGAACTTGTCGAGGGTTTTTTAGTGGCAGAAAGCCTTGCTACTTCAACTCTGGTGTGATGGTGATGGATCTCGACATATGGAGACCGAGAAACTAtgggaagaagattgagggTTGGATGCTATTGTAAAAACGCAGGAGGATTTGCGAGTTAGGTTTTGCTTCCTccatttaggggtgtcaactacAAATCCGCACCGACAGAGCCGACCGAGCCCAACCTATCAAAAATCGAATCTGACACGACCGATTAAGAAATGAGTCTGGCTTCGGGCCGACCAATTAATAATTGGCCGTTCCCAGTGCAGAGTTGGAGACCGACGGTCGCCCGACCGACTTGTTCAAAacctattttaaataattttgtaATGATTAAACCCTGAACAATCACGtgatatattaaatatattaattgATTCATCTAACAAAGTCACAATTCACAAAAATATTAAAGTATGAAACATTAAAATTTGTTCCCTCAGAAGCCCCAATGCCCCATTTCGTTCTTATCTCCACCAAAAGCACATACCCCAATATCTTTTTTCCCCAAATAGCTCTGGACCTCTGGTTGCCCTTTGGAAGCTTTGTTCCTCTCGGAAGCTCGGTGTCTACAAAGTTGTTTGAAGAAAGATTAGATGGAGGCTCTGTCGATCCAGTGTTGAAACGTTCTAATCTCAGATGTACATGGGTTCAACAGTTCACTCCGTTCTTGACTTAGGTTCTAGGTTTAGAGTCTGCTCTGTTTACAGCAACCGTTGCGAACTACAAACCCTTCCAGGCGTGGGAATGGCGGCCAACCTCTGTGCAAGTTAGCTCATGGATGCTCTGTTGAAAACCAAATTCGTAGACCAGATTGGATCGATTCGGCCTTTCTAGTTTCCAATCTATTTTGTGTTCTCTGATATTGGATGGCTTCTTGCTTTGTTTTCTGTACTATTAATTGATGACCAGAACGTTAATCTATGTGAGACTGGGAGATCCAGAGGCGTTGGCTTCATGACTTTCTGCGATGAACAATCCATGAGGGATGCCATTAAACTGATCGATTATGGCCCGATCACCGACCGACCGAAAGCTATCGTGTCCATGTCTGACTTCTCAAGGCCCAATCACATAAACATTCGATAACGGTGCAAGGTTTTAAAATGATGGTGCACGATTAAGTCTGATCGAAACCGACCGTCACCaaccagttgacacccctacttccATTCTTATTAAATTTTGTAAGGGTATTATGATAATATCCTGTCATAACTTGTGTTATGGCTTAgactgtgaggggcaatctagtaattagtccatatgacctaaaccctagttatacctataaatactagctgaaGACAGTGCAGTTTGgatattccaaacttgatacacagggtgtaatgctttaagcagcCAATATTTAAatctgttggaatttttcaaaatattgatgtggacttttagtcccacatcggctatgaaaggaaagctcattgggtttatatgtgttagtataggtagttattattatcacatgtaatgctagaagagattgtacggtgcacttgcgagcgaggacggtaCCCGTCCGAGCGCGTATGCCTGCGCGTGAACGTGcgcgtgcgtgaggcgcaatgtggcgctttgatggcgcactttgcacttcgcacgtgcgcatcatcgcagtatgtcgccttaatcttttcgggatcgacggtgtctgatcaaagggtgcttaggatcgatccgacctttggatcggtggctgagcctgatttatcttgggaggcaggtttgctgcaaccctttgcaggattaggagggtgcaaatactgtcttaaggacagaacgatttcgttcgactcaggccttctttctgtcctctcctttttgttcagatttctaacaatcttaagacagtatttgttCAATGGAGGAGACTGCAATCATAAAGATACCTTGGAATGAGATAAGCAAACTTGAGAAGTTTGATGGGTCATTTTTCAAacgttggaaagggaagatgtatttcttcctcactgcTTTGAAACTTGCTCATGTCCCGAACGAAGAGAAGCCGAGACCGACACCGATAGACACCACCGCTGAAGCTTCAAGTGGAGAGACACCGTGCGCATCTACGCGCTAGTGGGAGCAAGACGACTTcatgtgcaagggctacatCCTCAATGGGTTATCAAACACACTTTATGATGTGTATGAGCCCAAATTTGCGAGCACGTCGAGAGAACTATGGGAGGATCTcgacaaaaagtacaaaattgaggatgctggcaacaagaagtttcttaTAAGTAAGTTGTTTGATTACAGGATGGTAGGAGATAAGTCTATTATTTCACAAACCTATGAGTTGCAAGgtctcatgaatcaaatcatctctGAGGGGCATTCTCTTGACGAATCTTTCCAAGTGTCATATATTATTTCAAAGTTACCTTTTGCTTGGAAAGATTGTCGGAAAGAgttgaaacagaagaaggatgcaatgaatatgcaagagttgattaagtatatccaagttgaagagaattctcgcaaactggataaacttgaattagagaaaaaatctccaaaggctcatgtcatagaaaatgcatcttctaagggcaagaagagaaagtatgatgggaaAGGCACTGTTtctgagaagaaaaagggtacaTTTATTAACCCCAAAGCGGCTTGCTGGAAATGCGAAAAAGCCGGTCATTTCAAGAAACAGTGCAGAGTTTAtatcaaggagaagcaacaaaaggaccAAGCCAACATGGTTGACAATGATGACTGGGCTGCTATGATATCTGAGGTATATGCAgtgggtgatgatgaggaatggtggatcgattccggtgcaaccaaacatgttgccaagaacaaaaatttgttcaaagtttatgaccctatagcagatggacaagatctctttatgggaaattcttcaactgctaAGGTCATAGGTAAAGGCACAGTGGTTCTGAATCTCACATCTGGGAAAAAGCTTACTTTGaatgatgtacttcatgttcctaatattaggaagaacttaatgtctgtaagcttgcttgacaaacatggatttaaaatcctgtttgagtcagggaacatcatagtgtccaaagggggagtttatgttgggaaaggatatgcatcgaacgggatgtataaatttaatatgattaatgaaaactcatcttctgcttacattgtttctacttttgatacatggcattctagacttgggcatgttaattataagtgcatgagaaatatggttaaattaggtttattaccagaatgcacatcttctagtcatgacaaatgttcgtatgcatcaagtctaaaattgctaggaaatcttttaagaaagtagaaaggaatACACAACTCTTAGAATTAGTACATTCGATTTGTGTGAGTTAGAAGGTATTCTAACTAGaggtggtaaaagatatttcatcacatttatagatgatgctcaaaatacacatatgtatatctgttaaggactaaagatgaggctttggagaaattcaaaatctacaaagccAAGTGAAAAACCAATTGGATcgtaagattaaaatcttacgaACCGATAGGGAAGGGAATACTTCTCCACCGATGATTTTTGTGAACTTtatggaattatccatcaaacaacggcaccctatagtcctcaacagaatggagtagcagaaagaaaaaataggactctaacagaAATGGTGAATACACTTTTACTTACTTCTGACTTACCAAAGAATTTATGGGGGGAAGCATTAATGACTGCTTGTCATATAGTTAACCGTATACCCCATAAAAAGACTAGtatcactccctatgaatattggatgaagagaaaaccttctcttggatatttcaaagtatggggatgtagagcattggtaagattaactgatcctaaaagacctaaattaggtgaaaaggcaattgaatatattttcattggctatgccCAACATAGCAAGGCCTATAGATTTCTAACGATGGAATCTACAGAAACCGTTAGccaaaatataattttggaatctagagatgctgagttctttgaggattcattctctaggaaacggaagaatgaaaatacaaacaagGAGGATCAAGATATTTGTTCAATCAAATTCTGAGAATAATAAGAGTGTTGAActtagaagaagtaaaagagttagagtggaaaaatcctttggtccagatttctatcaattcttggtagaaggaaacagaaatgaagttacatattcttgtgtgtataatgttgaacatgatccattgacTTTTCGAGAAGCCATGAATTCTCAGGATTCTGCTTTTTGGCAagaagctataaatgatgaaatggattctcTCATGGGTAATAAAACATGGGTTTTAACAGATTTACCTCTTGGATTTAAATCTATTGATTGTAAGTGGATTTTTAAGCAAAAGCTTAAAgctgatggaaccattgataagtttaaagctaggCTTGTAGCAAAGGGCTTTAAGTAAAAAGAAGGCATTGATTATTTCGATACATATGCTCCTGTTGCTAGAATTAGTACAGTTAGATTGTTAATTGCTTTAGCATTGattaataaacttgttatacaccaaatggatgttaaaactgcttttctaaatggagatttagaagaagaagtttacatggaacaacctgaagggtttgttttgaaaggccaggaaagtaaggtttgtaaactggtcaaatctttatatggtctaaaacaagctcctaagcaatggcatgataaatttgaccaaaaggttgtagcaaatggatttagaataaatgaatctgataaatgtgtttattctaaattcaagaatggacatggtgttataatatgtttatatgttgatgatatgttaatctttggtactaatACAAGCACTGTTTTGGAGACAAAGGCTTTCCTATCTTcgtgttttgatatgaaagatatgggtgaagcaaatataattttgggaatcaaaattgttagatcctctgattgtatttctttaacacagtctcattacataaagaaaatattaaagaaattcaatcatgagGACTGTAAACCAGTTGCTACCCCATATGATCATTCTATTAGATTACTTTCTAATGAATGAAATTGTATTTCTCAATTGGAATACGCTAGTATCATTGGCAGCTTAATGTATGCCATGCAGTGCACTCgtcctgatatagcttttgcagttggtgttttgagtaggtttactcataaccctggacaaattcattggaatgcagtttctagagtacttaagtacttaaagggcacaatgaattatgcattaagttataaaGATTTTCGCGCAGTACTAGAAGGATACACAGATGCTAATTGGATCACAGGATCCGATGAATCAAAGTCcacaagtggttggatatttaccttGGGTGGAGGATCAATTTCTTGGGGATCCAAGAAACAGATGTAATTTCACATTCCACTATGGAGTCCAATTTATCGCTTAGCAATGACAAGAAGAAAGCGAGAATGGCTTAGGGACCTCTTAACAGAGATTCCTCTCGTGGCCTAAGCCAATACCGCTATATCAATATTttgtgataatgaagcaacattatcaagggcttataataaagtctacaatggaaagtcaaggcatatcagtttaagacatagctatgtaagagaacaactcatcaaaggagttgtgactattacttatgtaaagtcaaaggaaaatttggctgatccctttacaaaaggcctgggtagggatgtggtatggaagacttccagggagatgggtttaaagcttttaaatgagaggtaacctgcaagtggaaaccaactagacactagaccaacatctagtcaactagttcaatggaaaaacacttgtagtaataaccgattatgcactcaactagtagagataagatctcttgacatctcaaggtagtgcatgtttgtatggagaaaCCGATAGAGGGTAGGATCAGTCCTTCAATGAGTCTATGCCTTATAGGAAATGCAAGTCATACAATtgcattttattagattcacctatataagtgcaggaagtggggccgcttctgcgagattcaaagcttgtctctaagacacttatgaaaacctaagatgaaagcacaaggccataaatgtgcgggtgttattgaaactatgttcaagtaagtcatacgtctagtatattagatttgtcgctataaaattctaagttcaagACTACGGCTACTTCGTTTTTGACAAGTACTAATGTATTTTGACAACATAAAggttcaagtcgaaagacacctttatgtaagtatgatttagaAGTACAGAGAGTTTATTGACTGAggctcaattattttaaaaattgggagaaattgttggaatttttcaaaatattgatgtggacttttagtcccacatcggctatgaaaggaaagctcattgggtttatatgtgttagtagtaagtagttattattatcacatgtaatgctagaagagattgtacggtgcacttgcgagcgaggacggtaCCCGTCCGAGCGCGTATGCGTGCGCATGCGTGAGGggcaatgtggcgctttgatggcgcactttgcacttcgcacgTCGCAGTATGTCGTCTTAATCTTTTTGGGATCgacggtgtctgatcaaagggtgcttaggatcgatccgaccgttggatcggtggctgatcaaagagggagtgcaacccttggtttaacattgaccccaagagttgcagcccacacgaacaaccaagggagcccagcccaatagtcatgacctgtcaggtcaagccatatgagccaatgggtgtgacccatccgaacaggccttgtgggcctataaatgggccacgaattctctcatCCAGATGATCAAAAAAAATCTCTCGATAGCTTCATAGTGTTCTTGTCCCCGCAACCAGATACATCCtactgatttatcttgggagacAGGTTTGCTacaaccctttgcaggattaggagggtgcaaatactatcttaaggacagaacgatttcgttcgactcaggccttctttctgtcctctcctttttgttcagatttctaacaaaatcctaaaccctaacaatcttaaagtaTTAAATTCTCCCTCCTTGATCGTGCATTACCTTTTTCCAAATCTTAATTCTGATTTATGTAATTGGTTTTGGAGAAGAATGATCCTTGATTTTTCGATCATGCGTACCTATTTGTGGAATTCAGATTCACGGTTAGGCTTCACCGTTCGTCTTCACGTTTTGGGTTTGCTCGTGTGATCGACAAAAGAATTCTGcgggtatttttttttgtcaacaacttgatttgattgtttgattcaaagaaaacataagaaaaacGAAAGTCTCGTGCGTCACGGTTCTGTTCTTTGAAGAGATTGGTTTTGGTGCATTCATAGCATTTCCTTTTGATTAAAGAAAGTTGATTGTTTGATtaagcaattaaataaaaggacaaaacgATTCTGCAGCGACTCCTTATGTTGTGAGAAAACTCTTCTCAACAGGCTTTTGGctaattaaaaacacaaaagaagtcTGCAATCAGCTTTTGGCTTTTGCCTCTATTCacaagagtgaaaaaaaaaccgttgttgatttgattgattatataaaaatagagaaaggaAGTTTGCATTGGCAGAGAAAACTTTAAGCTTTTGTTTGAAGGATAAAAAGTTACAAGGACtatgcttttgatttttgacaaaaaaaaaaaaaaaaaaaaagaagacagagaagaagataggaaaAAATCTTTTATCAATCTTTTGTCAAAGTCTTTTGACGTCTACACCTGCGTCAGCATCGATACCAGTACTTGTACCAGCCAGCACAAGCATGCACACCGTGAGCACGACACCATTGCACCAATTCATCGTTCCTTCGTCGCTTAATTTCAGGATTCTTCATCTCAGATGTGATTATTACTTGGagtatttaatttttatttgaatttttttcttaagcATATACACAAATCACATAATAATGGAGAAAACATGTTGTTCcaatcaaggttttaaaacttgggtTTTGACAAGGTTTCGATCAGCCAAAAATCTAGTTTGTCTCGATTTTGATCATATCTCGATCAAAACCTGAGATTTTTTCCCAATAATGGGGAAACCAAGGTTTTGACCCTAAAACAAAACTTTTTAGGTCTAATTTTTTGGAGGTTGCATATTATTCATATTTTAAACATAATtacattcaccaaaaaatcactgaaaatgatacttgtggttattgacccaagttaaTAACTCACTCGTTGATACGATgcattttagattgattttatATCAATCTTATAATACAAAATCGACatagaatgcatttcaagaatatATAACAAACATAGCCTATATGTACAGACGGTCATGTTGACTTGATGTCT includes these proteins:
- the LOC122643784 gene encoding protein IRON-RELATED TRANSCRIPTION FACTOR 2-like, which encodes MANEWDGEGSIKYRKSGYTTTALGAIDARERHKLAERERRKSMQELFLSLHALLRHSKSVRKEQSAILEEIIKYIPLAVARLRSLQNKKDSPSSTSSKVSKSPAPPVLASNRHSASSDSSEFDIRVAAETSSFVSIRIRGDRVNVSLTHTNPKGTSQVLPLSVIIDELEAHHLEIVRSTHCRDGSKTLHHTDCKIGDGLDRSPPLLKARLEQLAGKLLCLRKSSSLKRNFDHLD